The following DNA comes from Allobranchiibius huperziae.
GCAGGTCCGCCGGGGTGCGCCGCGGCCGATCGCCATCGCCCGGATCGCCGCCCGACTCGACGTGTCGGCCACCGACCTCGCCCGAGTGATCTGCCACGACGATGTGCAATCCGTGTGCGCCGCAGCGCTCAAACTCGCGCCGCTGGATCCGGTCGACACCGTCGTGTGGGCGCTCGAGGTGGCCCCGCTCGTGGAGCAGATCGTCGTGCAGGTCGCCGACCTGCGCACGCCGGCCGACATACCGGCACCGGCCGCACCCGCCGCCGAGATCTGGCAGCACGCCCACGCCACCGCCCGAAGGAGACTCTTCCGTGCCTGATTCGCCCGGCTCGCCCCACCACCCCACCCGCACACTGCGCCTCGGCATAGCCGGCCCGGTCGGCACCGGGAAGTCCTCGCTGATCGCGACGCTGTGCCGGACGCTCGCGGGCCGGCTGCAGATCGGCGTGGTCACCAACGACATCTACACCGATGAGGATGCCCAGATGCTCCGTGCCGCAGGGGTGTTGGACCCGGCGCGCATCCGCGCTGTCGAGACCGGTGCGTGCCCGCACACCGCGATCCGGGACGACATCACCGCCAACGCGATCGCCGTCGAGGACCTCGAGGCCGACTTCGCACCCTTGGATCTGGTGCTCGTGGAGTCCGGCGGCGACAACCTCACCGCGACCTTCTCGCCCGCGTTGGTCGACGCGCAGATCTTCGTGCTCGACGTCGCCGGCGGCGGTGACGTGGTCCGCAAGGGCGGGCCGGGCATCGCCCGCGCCGACCTGCTGGTCGTCAACAAGATCGACCTCGCCGAGCATGTCGAGGTCGACGACGAACTCATGGTCGAGCAGGGGCGCGACGCCCGGGACGGCAGGCCTGTGCTCGGGCTCTCCCGCAAGCGTCCGGAGACCGTCGCCGCCCTGGCCGACTGGGTCGTCGCGATGATCGCGGCCCACCGCGACGGCACCCACCACCCGGTCGATCCGGGTCCGATGGCGCCGCACGCCCACATCGACGGCACGGTGCACTCGCACGAGCACGCGGCGCACACTCCTTGACCGACCGGGAGACCGTCGTCCGCGTCGAGTCCTGCGGCTCCGAGCCGGCGAGGGTGCACCTGCGGACCGGGGTGCTGGCTCCGCGGCTGGTCGCGCGGACCGCGGACGCCGTCGAGGTGGCGCTGGTCGCGACGACCGCCACCCTGCTCGGCGGCGATCATGCGCGCGTGCGCCTCGAGGTCGGCGCAGGGTGCCGCCTCGTCGTACGCGATGTCGCAGCGACCGTTGCGTACGACGGGCGAGGTGGGACAGCGTTGTGGGACAACGTCATCGACGTCGAGAAGGGCGGTGTGCTCGTGTGGCAGGCCGAGCCGTTCGTCGTGAGCGACGGCGCCGACGTACGCCGCTCGACCCGGGCCGAGGTGGCCGAGGGCGGCCGGTTGCTGCTGCGCGACACCGTCGGCATCGGCCGGTCCGGGCAGGCCGGTGGAGCGCTGCGCTGCCGCACCCGCATGACGTACGACGGAACGCCCGCCGTCGCGGAGGATCTCGATCTGTCACCCGAATCGCGTTCGCTGCCAGGGATGCTGGCAGAAGCCCGGATCATCGACACGATCACGGCACTCGGTTGGCGACCCACCCCAGCAGCCGACCACTTCGAACTGGCCGCACCCGGTGCCGTGGCACGCCGCCTCACTCAGGATGCACACGCCTCGGACCTGGACGCGACGTGGTCCCGGTGGAGTTCGCAACTCACCCGAGATTGATCCCCTCACCGTGTGCTACATCGTCCACGGCTACGTGTCGGAGGACTGGCCCTGCGGCGTCGTACGTTCTATCCGCGCCAGTGACGGGAACTTCCACCACACCTGGGACCGCGCGGACTGCCGGTCATCCGGCCCCCGCGCGCGGTGGCGAAACCGGCCCCGCACGCGGTCATCACCGACGCCTTGTCCCGCTCCGATGAACGGACCGGGCTGAAGATCCGCCTGGCGCCGAGCTCGGCCTACGCTGCGGGGAAATCGCCCGCACCCACGCCCGGGACCTGACCCCGCGACTACGCCGGGCACCTGGCCCTGACCGTCACCGGCAAGGGCGGCCACCAGCGCCGCATCCCGTACACCGGAGACCT
Coding sequences within:
- the ureG gene encoding urease accessory protein UreG encodes the protein MPDSPGSPHHPTRTLRLGIAGPVGTGKSSLIATLCRTLAGRLQIGVVTNDIYTDEDAQMLRAAGVLDPARIRAVETGACPHTAIRDDITANAIAVEDLEADFAPLDLVLVESGGDNLTATFSPALVDAQIFVLDVAGGGDVVRKGGPGIARADLLVVNKIDLAEHVEVDDELMVEQGRDARDGRPVLGLSRKRPETVAALADWVVAMIAAHRDGTHHPVDPGPMAPHAHIDGTVHSHEHAAHTP
- a CDS encoding urease accessory protein UreD, which produces MTDRETVVRVESCGSEPARVHLRTGVLAPRLVARTADAVEVALVATTATLLGGDHARVRLEVGAGCRLVVRDVAATVAYDGRGGTALWDNVIDVEKGGVLVWQAEPFVVSDGADVRRSTRAEVAEGGRLLLRDTVGIGRSGQAGGALRCRTRMTYDGTPAVAEDLDLSPESRSLPGMLAEARIIDTITALGWRPTPAADHFELAAPGAVARRLTQDAHASDLDATWSRWSSQLTRD